The sequence CACTCGTATCTATGCAATGAGTGCATTGTCAATAAATACATGGATAGTGAAGTACCTGGCTGATTCCCTAGTCCGGATAGAGAGCCTTCCATTCCATAAAACAATCCATTGTCATCTTCTCCAGTAAACTGCAAAAGCGTGTGTGGGTGAATGAGTGGGCATGCATgaagactacatgtatacattactgcaataaaaattattgtatatatgtAACAACACCGAGAGAGTGAGGAAGAAAAGGGGCCTGAGGCAGTGGGGGATAATGGGGAAAACGAGAGAGTGCATgggggacataattatacagggaAGAAAAAGGACAAAACACAAATGAAATGCACGCGATGAGCATCATACTGACATACCTCAAGTTGTTGCTGGTCATTCACAGAGCTCTCCTGATAGTGTCCAGTCTGCCCAAAGTCACCAGCATAGTCTGTGCACTCCTGACCACTGTCACTGGTGAACAGAGTAGCAAATGATGTACTCTCCTGAGAAGTACTGCATAACTCAAAACCACCCGACTCCTGCTGCAATGTTTGATTATCCATTTCAGCCACAGAATCTTGAATTTCAATGCCTACATTATTTGTTGCTTTTGATAGAGACGATGGTTGCATGGGAGCTTGGTTATGTCCAGCTTGTGGTACAGTGGTAGTTGGTGTTTGCACTGCTGATGAGGACTGACTTGTCGCTAAGGTTGATACAGTAGGCCTAATATTCGGTGTACTAAGAGTCACTTGAGGTGTTGACCTGGCAGTGGGTGGAGTGAACGATAGCAACCTTGGCCTCTGTTGTACTGGCGTGTGTAATAGAGGTATGGACGGTCTAGGAGGTGTACTAATGGCCAGGGTGGGGATCTGGAAGTTTGAGCGAGGTCGATTAGTAGGTACTTTGAACACTGGTGATTGAAATGCTCTGGGGGATTGTGATATGGAGGCTCTGATAGCGGGTACACGTGAGGGCATGGTTAGTTTAGGGATCTCAAGTTGGTAGCGTGCTCGTGATGGAGTGCTTTGTTTCGGTGGTACTGTCAATGGTAGGATTGTTGGTGGGAGTATTCCAGGAGTACGTGGGCGTTGGGGTGTGTGGGTTGATTGAGTAACCATAGTTACAGATGTAGATTCCTCAGTGTCCATACGATTATCCTGTACGTAAATAATAATCATAGCAaaagataaaattaattattacctGTACTACTTTATTCTGACTGTCTCGTTTCTCTTTTTCTTGTTGTTTTTTCATCTCTTCAGCTTTGATCTTCTCACGTAGGACTTCAATATCTTTCTCTAGTAGAGTAGCTTGCTGAGGGTTGCCTGTCGTCATTTTCTGCCTCACTTTAGTTGTCTCCACATGAAGCTCAGCCCTGTCAAAGATAGTAATACAATAATGTCCATAGCAAAGACAACCTACATTTTGAGAACAAATGCGACCAGGGAAGTTCTCTCTCCTATGGAAACAAGATACAGTAAtatcagtatatatacaatgtacataattatatacaagtacCTTTTTGCTTTAGAGCAAAGATGGCTTCTTTTGTTTGGTTGATGTTCGTTTCCAGAGTTGAATCTACAGAGAGGCAAGTGATAAGTAGCAATAAACAGATTGTCAATAATCTCACTCTCTTGGCGAAGATTGTTCAGCTGTGTCTCAGTTGCCTGGATGCCCTGAGCTTTCTCTGTGCTGTTGTACTGAACTCTGTATCTCTCCCAGACACTCTCATACTTGGACAAGGATTCATTTTGCTCCCATCTGAAAAATGCAGTCtcataatcataattaattaatgcaactTGTGTGTACTTCTCTGACTCCACTTCTTTCTGTGTTGTGAGTAGTTTCCCCTTCAGTGCATCCTCGTGATCAGCAAGGACAATAGCAGTGCATTTCAAACTTTGGTGGATTAACTTTAATGTTGATACAAGCAATGGAAGTCACTACCTTTCACAGTTGTCTCTGTTGATGAGGAATTGCTTGTGGAGTTGTTTTGCATGCTCGTCCAAATCACTGATTGTTTTCTGAAACTGGAGTATCTGCTTCTGCTTTTCTTTGAGTTGAAACTGGCAGGCTAAATAAAactcagaataattattttatacgACAATTTACAATCAGTTTACATTGTGCTCTTTCTTGCTCGGCTTTGATAGCCTTCAATTGATGGTCGTTCTCGAATTCTGCAAAACAAAGGAACGATTAATTTTAATACAATGAGCATAATGCATATAACAGAACCTGTATTCTTCAGTATTTGGTCTAAGCCAGAGCCAGCTTCCTGTGCAGAGGTAGCCATTATTGTATTACTATGACAGCATCCTCTTCCACTCCTTTGTTGCCTTCTTTGAGCTACGACAACGTCCTCTTCCGCTTTTTTGTTGCCTTCTTTCAGCTTTTAATTAACCCTCATGCACAAACCGCATGCATTTATAATTACAATTCCAACGATTCTTATAATACTAGCCAGAGAGTTGTGTAGGTCTAAAGAGAGAGTACTGAACAGCGTTGCTACTACCACACGGAGAAGGTGAAGCGGCCCGAATAAAGCCAATCGCTCTACAGAAGAAACCAGTGGCAGTGAACACAGCTAGCAGACAAGGACAAAGAGAATTATTATTGATTTTGATAGGAGGTGATTTGTCACATACGTTAATAACTAAATGCTCTCACTGGTTCACCTAGTACCTATATAAGCACACGCTTGATGTGTTGTGAATGACTGCATTACCATTCTAGTGATCCTGAAAGTGAATTTATTAATATAGCAAAACTTTCTCTCTAGCTGCTCGATCAAAACGCCAGCCATATTATGGAGGAAACGAAAGTCATATACTACATTGATGACGAGGAAACCCCGTACCTGATGAAGATAGGTAAGCCACCAGAGCTGGTTACCCTTGGAGACTTCAAGGGACAGCTCAATCGCACATACATCAAGTTCTTTTTCAAGTCAGAAGACGATGATTTTGGGTGAGTTTAAAAATGGGACGTTATATTTTATTTTGATGCTCTtggagaataattatgataggcACAAGGTCCATTGATTACTAGCTTGAGTCAATTAAGTTCCTTGTAGGGAATTGCAATTCAAATACACACTGTTGATAAACTATATTTGTGTGTGCTTTCATCCTAATCTAATAATGGCCCCATTCACAACCCCATTCCATTTCACACCTCAAGGTCTTAATGGATCCATTTCGCactattcacacacacactagctctCCTTATGTTGTCTGTGTGTAGCCAGGCCCCCATTAGGATATGTTTGACTCAATCAGGTTTACTTGTACCGCACTGCATAGCTTGGCAGTGATGTGTGTTTCTTGGAAATTTCTCGTACAAAAAGCAAATTTTTGGGCACTTGCTTTCTTATTAAAACACCTGCTGCTGTGTTGGTCAATGTGTGGCAGGAAGGTAATATAATCATTGGTACTTAATGACATCCTTAGTGGATAGCCTGAACTATATGTTGTGGTGTTGAGGTCACTTTgatgtttcctttgatctctgaCCCACATCCAGGGGTAGTTGTGATCTAAGAGAGGCTCTGTCTTTATTCATAGTTTGTACAGCTGATTAGTTGCCAAGTAACTACTATTAACTCTTTAGCCTATTAACTCTTTTAGCCTTGGCCTGTATATAGAAACTGTGAACTGTATGTCTACCTTTGATGACTCTGGCCATCATTGTCATTATAGAATGTATATAGTAGTATATAGCGGGTAGATGAGGTAGACACATTCCCATAGCTAGCACTGTTGATTGGGATTAATGTCAGGAATTTCCAATAATGAGTTCACTCTTCTTTTGGCGGCTGTTGTTTCATGTGTTAGTAGTTATTGTTACAGTGTATCTGTATCTGTAGTCCTGTCTCTTTGAAGTTGATTATCTGTGATCTTGGAACAGTGTTTGTTTTATCGCACTCAGCTGAAGTCTGTAGGAGAAAGGATAATTGTTTAGAATGTTTTATGTATCAGATGTCAGTCAAAATATGCAATATATACTATACAGTAGTCTATCCTTTGTACTGACAATTGGCATGTACTCTATATAGCTAGTGTAGCTAGCATGTAGCATATCTCTGAGATGGCTTATGTGTCATctgtatgtgggtgtgtgtgtgtgtgtttgaagAGGACCAGTTTCCCTGGAGCACCTAGGCAAGGGTTGCTAGTGGATACTGTCTAGCTGGCTGTGAAATGGCTTAGTTTGATAATAAGTCTACTGAATTGAAAGGTGGATCAGATTCCAGTCGATATTACTATATACAGCTGTGTATCTCTTagactgactgtgtgtgtcttaAACTTCAGCTGGTGCTGTTCATTCATCTTTTGTTGGGGTATTTGGCAGGTGCTCCAGCACTTGTAGGGCTCCCAATGCTTTGGTCCTATTGAGCATAATAGCCTCAGAGGGTAGTCTGCTACACTGGCTGTGTGTGCCCCCATGATTTCAGGTCAGCATACCCAGGGAAAATGGAATTAATTAAATTACTAATGACACAAATTCAGTTAGCTAATTATAGACTAATACAAAACTCCTCTGTCTGTTGTGTGTGGAGCATATTAGTTCAAGGGATTCCACAGGTAACAAGATAGTTTTTATATA comes from Halichondria panicea chromosome 3, odHalPani1.1, whole genome shotgun sequence and encodes:
- the LOC135333062 gene encoding uncharacterized protein LOC135333062 translates to MATSAQEAGSGLDQILKNTEFENDHQLKAIKAEQERAQSCQFQLKEKQKQILQFQKTISDLDEHAKQLHKQFLINRDNCESLKCTAIVLADHEDALKGKLLTTQKEVESEKWEQNESLSKYESVWERYRVQYNSTEKAQGIQATETQLNNLRQENSTLETNINQTKEAIFALKQKGERTSLVAFVLKMAELHVETTKVRQKMTTGNPQQATLLEKDIEVLREKIKAEEMKKQQEKEKRDSQNKVVQDNRMDTEESTSVTMVTQSTHTPQRPRTPGILPPTILPLTVPPKQSTPSRARYQLEIPKLTMPSRVPAIRASISQSPRAFQSPVFKVPTNRPRSNFQIPTLAISTPPRPSIPLLHTPVQQRPRLLSFTPPTARSTPQVTLSTPNIRPTVSTLATSQSSSAVQTPTTTVPQAGHNQAPMQPSSLSKATNNVGIEIQDSVAEMDNQTLQQESGGFELCSTSQESTSFATLFTSDSGQECTDYAGDFGQTGHYQESSVNDQQQLEFTGEDDNGLFYGMEGSLSGLGNQPDTSATGDMFARLGSESAHDDGGGFNLFSQDEAPNVSKTTTGATDTDFCFLFEGDETASGESSFSFF